GTGTTTGAGTACGACATACAAGACATGACTGCCCCATTCACTGACAAAATCCTGACATTTAAAGACTGAGGATGTTTCTTTGCTAAGCTATTTCACAATCATGCAAAATTAGTGATCAGAGTGAAGTGATCATACAAGATAATTTGTCCTTAAAGTTTACACTGGTAACCCATGTAACAAACTGTACATTTTCTTGTAAATAAAATGATCTATGTTACTAGTGTTTCCTTTGAAAGAAGCAAGGTTTTGTCAAGTCAGTTTGATTTTATttgctgtttgtttatttgcaaATATGTCTGGACACACATTTTGACAATGCAAATGTAGCTCTTGTACAATAACCATGGAAAGAGCTACGGAAATTCAGTGTGCTGCAAAACAAATTATGCCTAACTCCCATCAGAGTTAATGATTTCGTAGTCCTATTGTAAGATGAATCGACTTGCATTACATGTTTTACACACAGTGAAACAGTCCCTTAAATTTTTGGTGACTATGACCCTCATCAAGACACTTGGACGCAAGTGTGCGCCAAGGTAAATAAAGGTGACATGTAAACATATCAAAGAATTGTTTGGGGGAATGGAATGCAGGAACCCTTAAGACCTTATTTGCAGAGTCCAAATTGAGAATGTGGATTTGTGAAGTTAAAGCTCACAGCTGGAGTTGACATGCAAATCACTGCGACGTCTGAGGTTTGACCAGTTCGTAGCGGCCCACTTGCCCTTCCTGCAGGAGCTGGCCAATGAGCTGATTTTTGTCCACTCTGCGACTGACAACGAGGTAGCGATGCCTGCCCTGCCCGTACGACTTGCTCCGTAGGCCGTACTTGTGAGACACTAGGTGGATCCGCTTGCGCTCATTGTTGGTCAGGTCGGTGGAGAAGTGCAGATCGTCCTGGCGGTCCGACCTGGCGTAGTTACTGATGATGCCTTCGATGTTCCGTTTGTTGAGGGTGCACTTGTTTGAGTCCATACCCAAGCCCTCCCTGGAGAACTTCTCCTTAACTTTGATGGGCTCGGCGATGCCTTCTCCGTCTCGGCCCAAACCTCCACCTGTCCAACCCATCTTCCGCAGCAGCTGGTTCCCAATGTTGTCCTCTTTTATCACCTGTTTCATGGCTTCCTCTCCCGAGCGATCCTGGATCTCCGAACGGGAGATGGCCTTGGCGTGACCCTCCCACTTCATGGTGGACTTCACCACTGCCTGCGTCTGTCTCAGGGTGTCTATGGCCTCCTGTGCCGCGAAGTGCTTCACCTGCTTTTTGGCGCCTACTCCTGCTGCCACAAATTGTCCTTCCAAGTACACTTCGCACCTCCAGCGATTATCGGACAAACAAATGAACTTGTAGTTGGCCGTCATGTTGTTGAACTGAGCCGTGTCATTGATGATGCTCACGGCGTTATCAGAATTCTCCAAGATGACCACCTCACTCAGATGTTTCTTCCTCGTGCCGAATTGCCCAGCAGAGGATTCCGACTGGTCATGTCCCCGGGCGTGCTGGGGCGCTAGCTGCTGGCGCTGTTGCTCCGCCTGATTCAAGCGCAGCTTTGCCAGGGCTGCTTCTGCCGCAGCGTGCTTAGAGTTCTTTTTGGTGCCGCTGGCCTGCGCCACCATTTCATCCTGTACGTAGACGCTGCACATCCAGCTGAGGTTGGGCAGCCGCTCAAACCTGTAGTCCACCTTCATGTGACAGAAAGCGGCAGAATTGTTGAGAATGCAGATGGCGTCTTGGGCATTGTCCAGGACCACAAACTCCGTCCAACGCTTGCGCATGTCGGGCTCATTGGAGCCCTTGAAGTTGGGATAGCCGGCGTTCTTCGGATTGCGAAGAGCGGGCGTTAAGGCGGGGGAAGGGCAGCTCATCTGGCACACCACAATGTCGTTGATCATTTTGTGCTTGTACTTGCGTGGGATCACGCGCACCTCGACAGGCTTCATCAAGAGTCTGACGGCGAGTTCGGAGGCGCGGTCCCTCGCGCCGTTTTTACTGAAAGAGTAGCCCGTGGCCAGATAGACTCCCTGACACCTCAGCTCGCAGGCATAGCCATCTGTCGGAACTTTGCGGTTCTTGGGTAGGTCGGCTTGAGGGATATCCCTCAAGTTGACGTAAGTGTACTGAGGGTTGGTCCTGCAGACTTGGATGCTGCGACTCAACATGAAACTGTAATTCAGATCCTCAGTTCCAGTAATGTACTGAGGATCCGACAAAGAGACCGCCAAGGCGGACGCCAGACAGGTAATGAGCCTGTACTTCTCCACGATCGTGGAAGGACTGATAGATGGCGGCTGCGGCGGAAATTCCCCCGGCTGAGAGTAGGCAGGCCCGCTGTACGCTCTGTTATGAGGACGATCCCTGTGGCTGTACCCCAAACCCTGCCGTCCACAGTCCCAGCCGCCTGATCTGTTCCCGCCCCTGTATCCATTGTGCCTGTACGGCTGCGAATAGAAATCTGTGTTGCGAAAGCTGTGGGTCTCATACTTCTTTGCATAATCTTGTTGAATTGCTGCCATAAAGTTAGATGCGGAGCCTCGACCTCCGTAGCCTAAGCTGACTGGACCGCCCGAAGGAACGTTATTCTTGTGCCGTTCTCGATCCCTACGGAAGTCAAAAGCAGGCCTGAGAGAGGAGGTGCTCGGTGCTCTGCCTGTGCTACCGTAAGAAGCGTGTTCATATTCCCTGTATCGGCCAGCATACGGGTCACTACTTCTGGGGTGGTCACTGCTTTGGGGCTCCTTATCGTTCTCCTTCTCATCTGGGCCATTTCCTTCTCCACCAGCGCCGATACTGCTGCTGCCGCTAACAAATTGCACAGGCTCAAATCGACGTCGCATACCAAACTTTGACATCTTCCTCATGGGCTCTTCTCCTGCAAATGCATGATACACAAAAACTTAGTGAGTAGACCATCAAAAATGACACTTTAATCGGTGCTTCTTTTGCTTAGCTTTTGGATTTGGCATGATAGTGCTGCTGTGTCGTAGGGCTGAAAATGAAATGGCAGCTCTGGGCAATTCAACTAATATTTAATTGGTGCGCATGTTCTGTTGAGACCAAATTGTGTCCAAGCTATTTAAGTGAATTTTGCACAAGTGATCTTGAATTCATATTCCAGTTCAATTCAATAAAACTCACCACCACCAGGAGAAATGCGTCTCTTTTTTGCTTGAGAGCTATGACCCGGGTCATAGGAGCGCATTTCGCCTGCACAGCTGCCCTCTGCCATCACCAGCAGCGTCCGGTCAAAACCAGGCCATACCTGTAAAGCACAACAAACATGGCAAAAAACATGTTGCATTAGGCAAGGAATAACGACAATTCAAGTCGAAGAATTCATTGAATGATGTTCATTCTCCTTCGGATGTCCTCAGTTAAAATATAAGACGTGGTTTGAGAACTTACAAAAGTGAACAATGAACAGTGTAATATCATTAATGTGCCAACATAGACCGAAATTCGGTTAACGCCACAGCGTAGGAACGTATCAACGTCATGAACTGAGGACCCCCTGTACTGCATTTGCGTGCCAAAACTATGACGTCATCCAGTTTACGTAGGATTTTGGAAGTCTGTCTCTAACTTGCCATGTTCGTCTTTGTTCTTCATACTGACCTTCCAGTAAGGCCTATTTAGTACTCGGTTAGCAACCGATAATTAAAGGTTAGATAACAATACGGATGGGCAGCAACTGTTGTGCTGTCACGTTAATGTACCCGTAAAGGTAACGAGTATTACGTTCCACGTCAGATTACAGCAAATCAATATATTGGATTTGTAAGAAATCTGATCGTTTTAGTTGAGGCTGTATATACGACTGACTGTACAAGCAGGCCGAGTTCGGTATCCGTAAGCGTTGCATGACCCAAATTCTTCGTTTAATAGACTGCTATGTGTGCGTGAGTAACTGCTTACCTTTCTCTGCAGGTAGACTGTGTCAACTCACGCGTTATTTTTTAAGTAGCTCTAAATACAacgaatattaaaaaaaaattagccgCCGTGTTAGCCTATTTTAGCTAAAAGGCTTGTAGAGCAACTTGCTGGCTATGTATTATATAGATTACCGGATCGTTGGCGTTCTAAAGCGTCCACAAAGAAAATAATGACATTTCAGGTCGGAGTTACTCGAAAAAAAGCGTCTCGGGAAGCATATTTTGTTGACGCTGTTAAGGCCCGTCCTTTTTCTACTACCGCTAGCATGGCATACATGCGTCTGTCATGGCGGCACTCTGGTCCACACAGTACCCATAATGCTTTacggcattttttttcttctttcctttttctcacgcacacattcacacctttATATGCGGGAAAACGAACTCATGGTGTCTGCACACAAGACAGGTACGACCTGCACCATCAGCGACTCCCTGCTTTGCGGCAATTCCTCCAGTATTGTGCTGCTgccacaaagattttttttttaatcatcgaATGGGTAACTCGGTTACAAATATTCACTCATTCATTTTCCGAGCCGCTTAATACTCACGGTGGTCGCGACGTGCTGGACCCTATCGCAGCAAATACAtttgtaaaaatgtattttactccaaattttgttttaaagcctaaatcaaacaaaaatttaaaataattggATGCATTTGTCATGAGCAATTAAattatgacaaaaaaatgtcacgttcttggttcatttttttttattgaaaatgtACATCAATGTAATCAAACTTGGGCGAAATATTGACTTATTCGAGTGGTTGAGGGTTTCTGACATGATGGATATTAGAAAAAATTTTCTTCGGACACCAAAAATGTTACGGTACTTTGCACCAACCAAGAGCGTAGGTCATAAACAAGTCTTCAATCCACTTCAATACACAAAATATATCCTTATAAATTATATAAATGCACAGGTTCAACTCCATCATACATTATTTGGCAACAAAGGATCTGAAATGATAGGACTTAACATAGTCACTCATGATTTGCACCATATTTGGAGGAAACagtaaaaattattattttggattgaaaacaagCAGGTGACAACAGTAAAGAAATTGTTTTATAAATCCATGCAAAATATAGAATACAGAAGGCTGGAGAATATTAAAGCACATGTCAAAAAAGGCCTTTACATGTGACCTCCATGGTATTCAACAGTGGCATGTAAACATGGGCAGCATCAAAAGAAGTgccaatattttttatattgcttTGGCATAGTAATGACTTCAATTTggtgtgttttttaattttttttttacagtgtacaAATGATACTTTTTAGGTCATGTTTAAGTTAACATGCCCTTATCCTACCATAGTTTGCAGAGGCTTTTAATTAACATGAAGACAATTATATTTAAACTGCCAAACCTGCCCATTCAGCCTGTGCTTAAGATCAGAAGTGGGGAACTTTTTCCATTAGTtattgaatatttattttgagCATTTTTGGGGGGTGTAAATGGTGGGATCTTTTGAATTTTAGTTCTTCAGCAAATGCTGTAGGTTCCCCACCCATGGTTCATTGTCACAAAGTGGGTCAGAGATACCATGCAATTCCACAAAAGTCCACATTTGACAAAAGGAGATGATGTaatgggagagaagaaaaatatcTATTTTAAAAACAGGTTAATATAGCAGGAGGGGACAGAAGAGGTAAATAGTGCTTAGTTGTTGCCGAAGCTGTCGTGGCCCTCTTCAGATGGTCAAGACACATTAAAAGAAGCTACAACGAGAAAGACAAAGAAAGATGCAGATGTTAGAGAAGTGCAGTAGAAATGCATCTGGTATCGAGGAAAAAGTTTGGTTAGAATGTAGTCAAATTCAAAAGGTGGGAGAAAATGACAACATTTTGTGAATCTGTGCAAACGTTTTGCTATTCCTCaagtataaaaaaacaaacaaaaaaaaaaagcaagtgtgAAGAATGCAAATCTCCATCTCATCTAAGTGGGAAAAAGTCCAAGTGGTGGCAaagagggaattaaaagaacaGTGGGGGGAAACAGTACAATGTATCACAAAAATAAAGTGAGAAAGAAGGGCGAGAGAGACAGAGCGAgagagacccacaaaaaaacggATGGCATTCGAGGACAGTCCCTTTAAGCTGGGGACCTACTCAGTGCAGAGCCACGGAGTACTGCAAAGGAAATACACACAAACCAGTAAATTGAGGAACATGGCAGGACAAGGTCTCTGCTCTTGTGAGAGAGACCAACCATAAATGATCATATAAATTACTAAGCTTAAACAAGATTCTGTTCTAACATGTTGGTGCCTTTATTTCCCCTATAGACGAATAACTTTAAAAACCAGTACAAACATGACCACTGACTTTGAAATGTGCCATTATAAAAACACgcagaaacaaataaaaaagaatacCAATTGCACTGACAACATACATAAATGTATATAGTATTTCATcacatttgtgtaaaaaaaaaaaaaaaagtgcaaatgtgACAGCTAATACAAGCCATGACAGTCAATGAGGTACGGGGAGAAGTGGCAAAGTGAGAAGTCCAAGCGAAACACATGTCTGAGATTACTGCAGTCTGTTAGGGCCACTGGATTTACGATGATGACAAAACAGCATCAGTTGAGTAGTAGGTTCAGAAGCTTTAATAGCTCACCTGCTAAGTTGTCTTCACGCACTGAGCTGGCGTTGAACAATATTTCTTTTACTTTCTCCAACAATAGCTGTGCTTTGTTTCAACTTCTGCATAATCATATCTATCATTGTTCGAGCAGCCACCAATACAATGGAAATTATGAGAAAACGTGTCATTTTTAGAAAATTAAGTCAAAATTGGAGAAAAAGTCATACTTTCTATGCCTTAACATTACACTTTTGCTCTGATATTACGACTTTTTTCTCATACATGGTTTATTTTATTCCTGTTTTCTCATTATATTGCAACTTGTTTTCTTGTAAAATTCCCACTTTGTCTgagaactgattttttttccctcaacatGTGACTTTTGTCTTATAAAACCTTATCTCTTGCAACATTGCGACGATTTGCAAAGTCTACACTGTATGTAATTACGTAAAGCCTTTTTACAGTATTTATTTGTACTGTATACATTAATCAATAGCAATGGTACTTTTCAACTACTAGCATACTTCCATGTTGCCGACTTACCCCCCACTCactaaaaaaataatccacaagTCACTAAATTCTGACCTCTCGTATTTAAATATAAAGCTTTAACTGTATTTGTTCTTTTCAGGCTATGTGTGAAGTGTGTTTCGCTTGAGCTTTGCTTCATTTCTCCCCATCACAACAAGGTCATGTGTGttaatttggaaaataaaaagcgCACGCCACACACCATGCAAGAGAGTCGCTACATAGAAAACCTAACCAAGAGTGGAATGTATCTTgtatacaaagaaataaacatcATAATTAGAGTGGTGCATTTAAAAAGGAGTCCAAGTGAGCAACGCCCAGGGGTGAGGGCAGTTTGGGGGTTGTAGGgacactgggggggggggggggggggggggttgactgTAAGGGATGATCATTCACAGCAGCGTGGCCACAAGGAAGCACTTTTCTACAGGAATCCTTCTCTGGAAATAAGAGAGAAGGGCCGTTACTGCTTTGTTGCATACACGCGTAACATCAGTGTGGCATCATCATTAATGGCCAGCTGGCAATCAGAGGAGATCTGAAACGCCACATCTCATTTTGAGCTCCTCTAGAGTTGCCTACAGGAGAGGTCCCCAAACGTTTGGTGCCAGACTGCTTTGACATAAGGAATTATTTTGACAGATCAGCAAAGAAGCAAATAAAGACCAATTATTAAACATGCAACTCGGGTTAAGCTTAATTATTTGTTGTAGCAGTTCTGTGCTCGTTCCATGATTTTAATTCAGAGCACCACTCCAGGTGGCGAAGACTTTTTCGAAGCCTGTAATCACATTCAGGCTCTGATGATCAATAAAATGTATTGAAGTCAGTCTTTCTATGTACCCCGTCACCAAATGACCCTTTGTCCAACAGCGTTTGGGGACTGCTGCTCTACAGAACATGACATGTTTCTTATGTTCTTTCAGTCTTCCTCAAAGGCCGAGGGCCTTAACATCTGTCTCTCTCGTCagcctttgtttgtgtttgtgtgcttggCGGAGAATCCTTAAACAAAACTGCTCGCCTTTCTGGCAAGAGTCTTTTAAAAGGCTCTTTGTGGGAAAGGCAGGGGCGGGCAGAGAAGGCATCTCCACAAAAATGAGTCTTTTGTGAACCCGAGGAGGACAGATGGACCGACGAGATGATAAAGTCTGATTTAGAAGCTGGCCCGTGGGCGATAGACGGCGTCAGTTTACACGAAGAGCTTTATGGTGAGTTGATGTTTGATTAAATTGTAGGCTGACAGGTTGGGTCTTACCAGGACGGGGTGCCTTAAGCAGCATGCATCAAATGTAGGAACAGTTAACTGGAAAATATGATGGGTGCAACATGCACTCACACATTGACATTCACACTACAAGCAGCACTCAGTAAGTGTGACCTGTAGGAAAGATGTACCAGAACACAAATTGTATGTACAGAAAAACCTCTAAGGTCAAATGGAACCCATTCCGGGACACTGAGATGGTTGTTTGGCTATGATTGACATTTAGACTGTGATTGACGTCAGACTTGTCCTGATGTCGCCCGAAGTCAGCTGTGATAGTTTCCAGCTTACTCATGACTCTGAGGATGATACTTTTCTTCAGAAAAATTGGGGTTAAATTCTGAATTCAACAATTGTAGGATTTTGTATTTTGAGATTCTTTTCCTCTCGACCTTTTGTTACCATTCTTTGATAAGGTCAGTTGCTTTTGGGAATTTGAAAAAACAGCACCAGAAGCCTTCAAAAAGTTGTGCCTTGTGTGATGGCATGTGTGACTTCGAGCTTAAACACCAATGGTTTTCCTGAA
The sequence above is drawn from the Syngnathus scovelli strain Florida chromosome 1, RoL_Ssco_1.2, whole genome shotgun sequence genome and encodes:
- the nkrf gene encoding NF-kappa-B-repressing factor, whose product is MAEGSCAGEMRSYDPGHSSQAKKRRISPGGGEEPMRKMSKFGMRRRFEPVQFVSGSSSIGAGGEGNGPDEKENDKEPQSSDHPRSSDPYAGRYREYEHASYGSTGRAPSTSSLRPAFDFRRDRERHKNNVPSGGPVSLGYGGRGSASNFMAAIQQDYAKKYETHSFRNTDFYSQPYRHNGYRGGNRSGGWDCGRQGLGYSHRDRPHNRAYSGPAYSQPGEFPPQPPSISPSTIVEKYRLITCLASALAVSLSDPQYITGTEDLNYSFMLSRSIQVCRTNPQYTYVNLRDIPQADLPKNRKVPTDGYACELRCQGVYLATGYSFSKNGARDRASELAVRLLMKPVEVRVIPRKYKHKMINDIVVCQMSCPSPALTPALRNPKNAGYPNFKGSNEPDMRKRWTEFVVLDNAQDAICILNNSAAFCHMKVDYRFERLPNLSWMCSVYVQDEMVAQASGTKKNSKHAAAEAALAKLRLNQAEQQRQQLAPQHARGHDQSESSAGQFGTRKKHLSEVVILENSDNAVSIINDTAQFNNMTANYKFICLSDNRWRCEVYLEGQFVAAGVGAKKQVKHFAAQEAIDTLRQTQAVVKSTMKWEGHAKAISRSEIQDRSGEEAMKQVIKEDNIGNQLLRKMGWTGGGLGRDGEGIAEPIKVKEKFSREGLGMDSNKCTLNKRNIEGIISNYARSDRQDDLHFSTDLTNNERKRIHLVSHKYGLRSKSYGQGRHRYLVVSRRVDKNQLIGQLLQEGQVGRYELVKPQTSQ